A window from Citrus sinensis cultivar Valencia sweet orange chromosome 5, DVS_A1.0, whole genome shotgun sequence encodes these proteins:
- the LOC102628712 gene encoding serine--tRNA ligase produces MLDINLFREEKGGIPEKIRESQRRRFASVDLVDEIISLDKKWRQLQFDVENYRKELNKINKQIAQLKLSGKDFSEMVTKTNEIKQQSADKEVEVREAWAAVKAKLEVVGNLVHDSVPVSNDEANNAIVRTWGEKRTEPKLKNHVELVELLGIADLKKGADIAGGRGFYLKGDGVRLNQALINFGLDFLEKKSYTLLHTPFFMRKEVMAKCAQLAQFDEELYKVTGEGDDKYLIATAEQPLCAYHIDDWIHPSELPIRYAGYSSCFRKEAGSHGRDTLGIFRVHQFEKVEQFCITSPNGNDSWYMHEEMIKNSEEFYQMLKIPYQVVAIVSGALNDAAAKKLDLEAWFPASQTYRELVSCSNCTDYQSRRLEIRYGQKKSNEQTKQYVHLLNSTLTATERTICCILENYQKEDGVEVPEVLQPFMGGKTFLPFKAKPAPEAKGKKSKA; encoded by the exons atgtTGGACATTAATCTGTTCAGAGAAGAGAAGGGAGGAATCCCGGAGAAAATACGCGAGTCGCAACGGCGCCGTTTCGCCAGCGTCGATCTCGTCGACGAAATCATCAGCCTCGACAAGAAGTGGCGCCAGC TTCAATTTGATGTTGAAAATTACCGCAAAGAGttgaacaaaatcaataaGCAAATCGCTCAGCTCAAACTT TCGGGTAAGGATTTCTCTGAGATGGTTACAAAGACGAATGAGATCAAGCAACAATCGGCAGATAAAGAAGTTGAGGTCCGTGAGGCTTGGGCTGCAGTAAAAGCAAAGCTGGAAGTAGTTGGAAACCTTGTGCATGATTCAGTACCAGTCAGCAATGATGAA GCAAATAATGCTATAGTTAGAACATGGGGGGAGAAAAGGACGGAGCCAAAACTGAAGAATCATGTTGAGCTTGTTGAGCTTCTTGGCATTGCGGATCTGAAGAAAG GTGCTGATATAGCAGGAGGAAGAGGTTTCTATCTGAAAGGAGATGGTGTACGGCTTAATCAagctttgattaattttggTCTTGattttttggagaaaaagagTTATACATTGTTACATACTCCATTCTTCATGAGAAAAGAAGTTATGGCCAAGTGTGCTCAATTAGCTCAATTTGATGAAGAACTGTACAAG GTCACTGGTGAGGGAGATGACAAGTATCTTATTGCTACAGCTGAACAGCCACTTTGTGCATATCATATAGATGATTGGATCCATCCGTCTGAGCTACCCATTAG ATATGCTGGGTATTCGTCATGCTTCCGTAAGGAAGCTGGCTCACATGGTCGAGATACTCTTGGAATATTCCGCGTCCATCAGTTTGAGAAAGTGGAGCAATTTTGCATCACCAGCCCGAATGGCAATGACTCATGGTACATGCATgaagaaatgataaaaaacTCTGAAGAATTTTATCAGATG CTAAAAATTCCCTATCAAGTCGTGGCTATTGTCTCTGGTGCTTTAAATGATGCAGCTGCGAAGAAGTTAGATTTGGAAGCCTGGTTTCCTGCATCGCAAACCTACAGAGAGCTGGTGTCATGTTCAAACTGTACGGATTACCAGTCAAGAAGATTAGAGATTCGATATGGGCAGAAAAAG AGCAATGAGCAGACAAAACAATATGTTCACTTGTTGAACTCAACCCTCACAGCAACCGAGAGGACCATTTGCTGTATCCTTGAGAACTACCAGAAGGAAGATGGTGTCGAAGTACCAGAAGTTCTACAACCTTTCATGGGTGGAAAGACTTTCCTGCCTTTCAAGGCCAAGCCAGCTCCTGAAGCCAAAGGGAAGAAATCCAAGGCTTAG